The following are encoded together in the Brassica napus cultivar Da-Ae chromosome A9, Da-Ae, whole genome shotgun sequence genome:
- the LOC106359701 gene encoding uncharacterized protein LOC106359701: MAHSSSQTTIVFVVVALICAFVPSFSVEEAEAKLLWDTCLLKISPKCALDIIGVVFENLTITDACCHDLVQEGKMCHDTLIKYIAEKPHLVAHETEYLKKSDDLWTHCVSISQTA; this comes from the coding sequence AGTTCTTCCCAAACTACTATCGTATTCGTTGTTGTTGCTTTGATTTGTGCGTTCGTTCCCTCATTCTCTGTTGAAGAAGCTGAAGCAAAATTACTATGGGATACATGTCTTCTTAAAATCAGTCCAAAATGTGCGTTGGATATAATTGGTGTTGTCTTTGAAAATTTAACCATCACTGATGCATGTTGTCATGATCTTGTTCAAGAAGGAAAAATGTGTCACGATACTCTTATCAAATATATTGCTGAGAAACCGCATTTAGTTGCCCACGAAACAGAGTATTTGAAGAAAAGTGATGATTTGTGGACTCATTGTGTCTCAATTTCGCAAACTGCTTAA
- the LOC106359702 gene encoding uncharacterized protein LOC106359702: MAHTSSRNTILFIVVALICVFVPAFSVEEAEAKSLWDTCLLKISPKCALDIIGVVFENLTITDACCHDLVQEGKMCHDTLIKYIAEKPHLVAHETEYLKKSDDLWSHCVSISQTA; encoded by the coding sequence ATGGCTCACACTTCTTCCCGAAATACTATCTTATTCATTGTTGTTGCTTTGATTTGTGTGTTCGTTCCTGCATTCTCTGTTGAAGAAGCTGAAGCAAAATCACTATGGGATACATGTCTTCTTAAAATCAGTCCAAAATGTGCGTTGGATATAATTGGTGTTGTCTTTGAAAATCTAACCATCACTGATGCATGTTGTCATGATCTTGTTCAAGAAGGAAAAATGTGTCACGATACTCTTATCAAATATATTGCTGAGAAGCCGCATTTAGTTGCCCACGAAACAGAGTATTTGAAGAAAAGTGATGATTTGTGGAGTCATTGTGTCTCAATTTCGCAAACtgcttaa
- the LOC106359703 gene encoding uncharacterized protein LOC106359703 — protein MAQSSSQTTIVFVVVALICAFVPAFSVEEAEAKSLWDTCLLKISPKCALDIIGVVFENLTITDACCHDLVQEGKMCHDTLIKYIAEKTHLVAHETEYLKKSDDLWTHCVSISQTA, from the coding sequence ATGGCTCAAAGTTCTTCCCAAACTACAATCGTATTCGTTGTTGTTGCTTTGATTTGTGCGTTCGTTCCTGCATTCTCTGTTGAAGAAGCTGAAGCAAAATCACTATGGGATACATGTCTTCTTAAAATCAGTCCAAAATGTGCGTTGGATATAATTGGTGTTGTCTTTGAAAATTTAACCATCACTGATGCATGTTGTCATGATCTTGTTCAAGAAGGAAAAATGTGTCACGATACTCTTATCAAATATATTGCTGAGAAGACGCATTTAGTTGCCCACGAAACAGAGTATTTGAAGAAAAGTGATGATTTGTGGACTCATTGTGTCTCAATTTCGCAAACTGCTTAA
- the LOC106359704 gene encoding uncharacterized protein LOC106359704: MAHTSSRTTIVFIVVALICAFVPAFSVEEAEAKSLWDTCLLKISPKCALDIIGVVFENLTITDACCHDLVQEGKMCHDTLIKYIAEKPHLVAHETEYLKKSDDLWTHCVSVSQTA, from the coding sequence ATGGCTCACACTTCTTCCCGAACTACTATCGTATTCATTGTTGTTGCTTTGATTTGTGCGTTCGTTCCTGCATTCTCTGTTGAAGAAGCTGAAGCAAAATCACTATGGGATACCTGTCTTCTTAAAATCAGTCCAAAATGTGCGTTGGATATAATTGGTGTTGTCTTTGAAAATTTAACCATCACTGATGCATGTTGTCATGATCTTGTACAAGAAGGAAAAATGTGTCACGATACTCTTATCAAATATATTGCTGAGAAGCCGCATTTAGTTGCCCACGAAACAGAGTATTTGAAGAAAAGTGATGATTTGTGGACTCATTGTGTCTCAGTTTCGCAAACTgcttaa
- the LOC106358902 gene encoding uncharacterized protein LOC106358902 has translation MAHTSSRTTIVFIVAALICAFVPAFSVEEAEAKSLWDTCLLKISPKCALDIIGVVFENLTITDACCHDLVQEGKMCHDTLIKYIAEKPHLVAHETEYLKKSDDLWTHCVSSSQTA, from the coding sequence ATGGCTCACACTTCTTCCCGAACTACTATCGTATTCATTGTTGCTGCTTTGATTTGTGCGTTCGTTCCTGCATTCTCTGTTGAAGAAGCTGAAGCAAAATCACTATGGGATACATGTCTTCTTAAAATCAGTCCAAAATGTGCGTTGGATATAATTGGTGTTGTCTTTGAAAATTTAACCATCACTGATGCATGTTGTCATGATCTTGTTCAAGAAGGAAAAATGTGTCACGATACTCTTATCAAATATATTGCTGAGAAGCCGCATTTAGTTGCCCACGAAACAGAGTATTTGAAGAAAAGTGATGATTTGTGGACTCATTGTGTCTCAAGTTCGCAAACTgcttaa